The proteins below are encoded in one region of Sphingobacterium sp. R2:
- a CDS encoding MepB family protein, whose amino-acid sequence MNIQGEAECKEYDGYNFNVGTLKIKYRKAKITPKKIGQFVTLSASIAVLWKPDDQITQWAL is encoded by the coding sequence TTGAATATACAAGGAGAAGCCGAATGTAAGGAATACGATGGGTATAATTTTAATGTTGGAACGCTTAAAATAAAATATAGAAAGGCGAAAATTACGCCAAAGAAAATTGGACAGTTTGTGACACTCAGCGCCTCAATAGCTGTCTTATGGAAACCAGATGACCAAATAACACAATGGGCACTATAA
- a CDS encoding transposase, which yields MILIQRSGGNRRNGKSSKKIRTSEGTINIETPRDRRSNFEPRLGAGNGGLDWNIIKDMLLSSLKDLDCEIIIYEPNKAVKEILKKERVALTPARAMLLSVLFELVKNGEFISEFSAEKVAYFLQKFGAKDVFKLEFKQNFYVPYSGKVKHVLYYLNRSYITVYSAKDKNHL from the coding sequence TTGATTTTGATTCAGCGCTCCGGCGGTAATCGGCGTAACGGAAAGTCCAGTAAGAAGATCCGAACTTCGGAGGGCACGATCAATATCGAAACACCCCGTGACCGTAGATCTAACTTCGAGCCCCGTTTGGGAGCTGGTAATGGTGGACTTGACTGGAATATCATCAAAGACATGCTTTTGAGCTCTCTCAAAGATTTAGATTGTGAAATTATAATTTATGAGCCAAATAAAGCTGTAAAGGAAATACTAAAGAAAGAAAGAGTAGCCTTAACACCTGCTCGAGCAATGTTATTATCTGTATTGTTCGAACTTGTAAAGAATGGCGAGTTTATCTCAGAATTTTCAGCTGAAAAAGTTGCTTACTTCTTGCAGAAGTTTGGGGCGAAGGATGTCTTCAAACTTGAGTTCAAACAAAACTTTTACGTTCCATATTCAGGTAAAGTAAAACATGTACTTTATTATTTAAATCGAAGCTATATTACTGTGTACAGTGCAAAAGATAAAAACCATTTATAG
- a CDS encoding carboxypeptidase regulatory-like domain-containing protein — MKRSLLFFALVMASYGAVQAQVTTSSVTGIVKEANGSLTSGATIKATHVPSGTIYTGSANAAGRFNLANMRVGGPYRIEVTYVGQDPIIYNDVYLQLGQPFVLNPVFADKNTTLEEVTVTARRGATKTGVSTVVGRKKIEEMPAISRSITDLTKLNPQANSQGDGFSFAGRNSLFNSLTLDGAQMNNAFGLSALPGGQTNAQPFSLDAIESIQINLSPYDVKQGGFTGAGVNAITKSGTNTVTGSAYWYFKNQDLQGYKVDGEKLPKTESYKNNQLGFSVGGPIIKNKLFFFLNGETTKRTTPGSNILANRGTGGANESNVKASDLDLVKKTLIDNYGYDPGVYEGFNNDQKANNITAKIDWNINEKHKFTLRYNHLDSYRDINPSGSNSNSGRGPSVNSMIFSNLRYRQNNNINSITAELNSTFNSKYANQIQVVYSAFRDYRDPLGTAFPTVDIENGNGANYISFGQEPFSGLNKLNQNLFSITDNFNIFAGAHTLTFGGSLSYQKFSNSFAQFINGQFRYKSMNDFIAAANGDKTVNPSLYQLTYSVVPGVSRPSADFSMMPIALYAQDEWFIKPNFKLSYGVRADIPVYTTDIVSNEKVLGMTFANEEKLDVSRLPKARVLVSPRAGFDWDIRQDRSFVLRGGTGIFTGGVPGVWLTNQAGQTGMTFGNMFITNPTDKPFNPDPSAYIPANPQNPATYEIDVTSRDFKMPQIWRSNLAVEYRLPGDMKATLEGIYTKSINEVYHRDANLTDPAGNYKGTGDTRSYYPSYYDATAKKTVYTNQINPSITRAIVLDNTSKGSAYSLTAQLEKRFGKYGDAMVAYTYSNAKDITSNPGSQANSAYTGNAIVSNPNSPVLAYSSFMVRNRIIAAVNINFNITPQLPTRIGLVYEGRPYGDNFGATRYNYTVSGDILQTGGRFSNALMYVPTDRADIALVDIVDSKDKTKVLETADAQWSRLDAFIGQDKYLSTRRGQYAERNGAEYPWMNRFDIRIMQELSKVLKTKDNHRLQVSLDIINVGNLLSSKWGVTKTPNITNFMQYKGMDSTGRPTYNVSQNLKEQTFRNNTGIDSRYQMQLGIRYIFN, encoded by the coding sequence ATGAAAAGATCTTTACTCTTTTTCGCTCTTGTTATGGCTAGTTATGGTGCTGTACAAGCTCAGGTTACAACAAGTAGCGTTACAGGTATTGTAAAAGAGGCAAACGGCAGTCTAACTTCGGGTGCTACGATTAAGGCCACGCATGTGCCCTCAGGGACCATTTATACCGGTTCGGCAAATGCAGCAGGTCGCTTCAATTTAGCTAACATGCGTGTTGGTGGACCTTACAGAATTGAAGTAACTTATGTTGGACAAGACCCTATAATCTATAATGATGTCTATTTACAATTGGGACAGCCATTTGTGTTAAATCCTGTTTTTGCGGATAAAAACACAACGTTGGAAGAGGTTACGGTTACGGCGCGCAGAGGTGCAACTAAAACTGGTGTTTCCACTGTTGTAGGTAGAAAGAAAATTGAGGAAATGCCAGCTATTTCTAGAAGTATCACCGATTTGACAAAGCTAAATCCGCAAGCAAACTCACAAGGAGATGGTTTCTCATTTGCTGGAAGAAATAGTTTGTTTAACTCATTAACTTTGGATGGTGCGCAGATGAATAATGCTTTTGGTTTATCCGCTCTTCCAGGTGGACAAACAAATGCACAACCATTTTCTTTAGATGCAATTGAGTCTATTCAAATCAATCTTTCTCCTTATGACGTAAAACAAGGTGGTTTTACTGGAGCAGGTGTCAACGCGATTACAAAATCTGGTACGAACACAGTAACTGGATCGGCTTATTGGTATTTCAAAAACCAAGACTTACAAGGCTATAAAGTCGATGGTGAAAAATTACCAAAAACAGAATCATATAAAAATAACCAGCTTGGATTTAGCGTTGGTGGTCCAATCATTAAGAATAAATTATTCTTTTTCTTAAATGGCGAGACAACTAAGCGTACAACTCCCGGCTCTAATATCCTTGCGAACCGTGGTACTGGTGGAGCAAATGAGTCAAATGTTAAGGCGTCTGATTTAGATTTAGTAAAGAAAACCCTGATCGATAATTATGGATACGATCCAGGTGTTTATGAAGGATTTAATAACGATCAAAAGGCGAATAATATTACAGCTAAAATCGACTGGAATATTAACGAAAAGCATAAATTTACTCTTCGTTATAATCACTTAGATTCCTATAGAGATATTAATCCAAGTGGGTCGAATAGTAACAGTGGTCGTGGACCAAGTGTAAACTCCATGATCTTCTCGAACTTAAGATATCGTCAGAATAATAATATCAATTCCATCACTGCTGAATTAAACTCAACATTTAACAGTAAATATGCGAATCAAATACAGGTCGTTTATTCAGCTTTTAGAGACTACAGAGATCCATTGGGTACAGCTTTCCCTACTGTTGACATTGAGAACGGCAACGGAGCGAACTATATATCATTTGGACAGGAACCATTTTCTGGTTTGAATAAACTAAATCAAAACTTATTTAGTATTACCGACAACTTTAATATTTTTGCTGGAGCACATACTTTAACATTTGGCGGTTCCCTAAGCTATCAAAAGTTTAGTAATTCCTTTGCTCAATTTATCAATGGTCAATTTAGATACAAGAGTATGAACGATTTTATTGCTGCAGCTAATGGCGATAAAACTGTAAATCCTTCATTATATCAATTGACTTATTCAGTGGTTCCAGGTGTTAGCCGTCCATCAGCTGATTTCAGCATGATGCCAATAGCACTTTATGCTCAAGATGAATGGTTTATAAAGCCAAACTTTAAATTGAGCTATGGCGTGAGAGCAGACATTCCTGTATATACAACAGATATTGTCTCCAATGAAAAAGTATTGGGAATGACATTTGCTAACGAAGAAAAACTTGATGTTTCACGCTTACCGAAAGCTCGCGTATTAGTTTCTCCAAGAGCGGGATTTGATTGGGATATTAGACAAGATAGATCTTTTGTATTGCGTGGAGGAACAGGTATTTTTACAGGTGGTGTTCCAGGGGTATGGTTAACGAACCAAGCTGGACAGACTGGTATGACCTTTGGAAACATGTTTATCACCAATCCGACAGATAAGCCGTTTAATCCTGATCCTTCAGCTTATATTCCTGCGAATCCACAAAATCCAGCCACTTATGAGATTGACGTTACTTCTAGGGACTTTAAAATGCCTCAAATCTGGCGTTCAAACTTAGCAGTGGAATATCGCCTTCCTGGGGATATGAAAGCTACCTTAGAGGGGATTTATACGAAATCGATCAATGAAGTTTATCACAGAGACGCGAATTTAACTGATCCAGCGGGTAATTATAAAGGAACGGGAGACACCAGATCATATTATCCTTCTTACTACGATGCGACCGCTAAAAAGACGGTTTATACTAACCAAATCAATCCCTCAATTACGCGTGCTATCGTATTAGATAACACTTCAAAGGGCAGTGCCTATAGTTTAACTGCGCAATTGGAGAAACGTTTTGGAAAATATGGAGATGCGATGGTGGCTTATACCTATAGCAACGCTAAAGATATTACCTCCAATCCAGGTTCACAAGCAAACTCTGCATACACAGGTAACGCTATTGTAAGCAATCCAAATTCACCAGTTTTGGCTTATTCAAGCTTTATGGTGAGAAATAGAATAATTGCAGCAGTAAATATTAATTTCAATATTACGCCACAATTACCTACAAGAATAGGCTTAGTGTATGAAGGTAGGCCATATGGAGATAACTTCGGTGCGACTAGATACAATTATACCGTGAGCGGTGATATCCTGCAGACAGGTGGACGCTTTTCTAATGCTTTGATGTATGTTCCAACAGATCGTGCTGATATTGCTCTAGTGGATATCGTGGACTCAAAGGATAAAACTAAAGTTCTAGAAACTGCCGATGCTCAATGGTCAAGACTTGATGCCTTTATTGGTCAAGATAAGTATTTAAGTACAAGAAGAGGACAATATGCAGAAAGAAATGGTGCTGAATATCCTTGGATGAATCGTTTTGATATCCGTATCATGCAAGAATTATCTAAAGTGTTGAAAACAAAAGATAATCACAGGTTACAAGTTTCTTTAGATATTATTAATGTTGGTAATCTACTTAGTAGTAAATGGGGGGTAACAAAAACTCCAAATATTACCAACTTTATGCAATATAAAGGAATGGATAGCACTGGAAGACCGACTTATAATGTAAGTCAGAATCTTAAAGAGCAGACTTTCAGAAATAATACTGGTATTGATTCAAGATACCAAATGCAATTAGGTATTCGCTATATCTTTAATTAA
- a CDS encoding M48 family metallopeptidase — protein sequence MFKYSAMVLACVTLASGLSGCATSAVTGKKYLKLVSADQVNEQAALAYKDFLSKNSSKVVTGTADAAMVKRVGNKLATAVNQYLQSTGRANQFNFNWEFNLVRSDDVNAWCMPGGKVAVYTGILPVTRTEAGLATVMGHEIAHAIEEHSVAQASNQIALQLGGQILGSAAGISGNSTLGVFNNLYGLGGNLAQLKFSRSDESDADAAGLIIMALAGYNPNEAVDFWKRMASGSQKGQPEFLSTHPSDERRIADIQKLIPNAMKYYKK from the coding sequence ATGTTTAAGTATTCAGCTATGGTATTAGCGTGTGTAACACTGGCATCGGGGTTGTCAGGTTGTGCAACTTCTGCTGTTACCGGGAAAAAATATTTGAAATTGGTCAGTGCTGATCAAGTGAACGAGCAAGCTGCATTGGCTTATAAAGATTTTTTATCGAAGAATAGTTCAAAAGTAGTCACTGGGACTGCCGATGCGGCAATGGTTAAACGTGTGGGCAATAAACTGGCCACAGCGGTGAACCAATATTTGCAAAGCACCGGTCGTGCCAACCAATTTAACTTCAATTGGGAGTTCAACTTAGTAAGGAGTGATGATGTGAACGCATGGTGTATGCCTGGTGGTAAAGTGGCGGTTTATACGGGAATATTACCTGTTACACGTACCGAAGCCGGACTTGCCACAGTAATGGGGCATGAGATCGCCCATGCGATTGAGGAGCATTCCGTAGCGCAGGCTTCGAATCAGATTGCTTTGCAATTGGGCGGACAGATTTTAGGTTCCGCAGCAGGGATATCTGGCAACAGTACCCTTGGAGTTTTCAATAATCTTTACGGTTTGGGCGGAAATTTGGCGCAGTTGAAATTCTCCAGAAGCGACGAGTCCGACGCAGATGCAGCAGGCTTGATTATTATGGCCTTGGCGGGATATAATCCAAACGAAGCGGTCGATTTTTGGAAGCGTATGGCTTCAGGAAGTCAGAAAGGGCAGCCAGAGTTTTTGAGTACGCACCCGAGTGATGAGCGACGTATTGCGGATATCCAAAAATTGATTCCGAATGCGATGAAATATTATAAGAAATAA
- the plsY gene encoding glycerol-3-phosphate 1-O-acyltransferase PlsY, whose translation MISIYLVIAVLLAYVFGSIPTAVWLGQAFYGVDVREYGSGNAGATNTFRVLGPKAGSIVMFVDIFKGWTATNLAYLIELGQNTSDVQFVNFQLALGVIAVLGHLFPVFAGFRGGKGVATLCGMILAIHTPAALVCVSVFVIILLTTHYVSLGSISAGFAFPFSLAFIFKTTIPSVLLYGIAICILLLITHQKNIERLLKGHESKIYLFKKKAKEKE comes from the coding sequence ATGATATCGATTTATTTAGTAATTGCAGTATTACTAGCGTACGTGTTTGGGTCCATACCAACGGCTGTTTGGTTGGGACAGGCATTTTATGGGGTAGATGTTCGTGAGTATGGTAGTGGTAATGCTGGGGCGACTAATACCTTTCGCGTGTTGGGACCGAAAGCGGGATCGATCGTGATGTTTGTCGATATTTTTAAAGGCTGGACAGCAACCAATCTAGCTTATTTAATAGAACTGGGGCAAAATACGAGCGATGTTCAGTTTGTTAACTTTCAGTTGGCATTGGGCGTTATCGCGGTATTGGGACATTTATTTCCTGTATTTGCGGGGTTCAGAGGAGGGAAGGGCGTAGCAACGCTCTGTGGTATGATTCTCGCGATCCATACGCCTGCAGCCTTGGTTTGTGTTTCTGTATTTGTTATTATCCTGTTGACCACCCATTACGTTTCATTGGGTTCCATTTCGGCAGGATTTGCATTTCCATTCAGTTTGGCCTTTATATTCAAAACAACGATACCTTCGGTGCTTCTCTACGGAATAGCGATTTGTATCCTCTTGTTGATTACCCACCAAAAGAATATAGAGCGTCTGTTAAAGGGGCATGAGTCCAAGATCTACCTTTTTAAGAAAAAAGCGAAGGAAAAAGAATAG
- the nadC gene encoding carboxylating nicotinate-nucleotide diphosphorylase → MEKEIKDYLAQFVKQAVAEDLGDGDHTSLSTIEAGAQGEAKLIVKDDGVLAGVEVAQAIIAYVDDSLVCEVFIQDGSRVKMGDIAFYVRGNIQSILLAERLVLNVMQRMSGIATTTRQYVDLLAGTDTKILDTRKTTPLLRVLEKEAVRIGGGTNHRFGLFDMILIKDNHVDYSGGIVPALARANAYRKSLNKPIEIEIEVRNFVELDEVLNFGEVDRIMLDNFSPQDVAKAVQIIDRRFKTEASGGITFDTIRSYAEAGVDYISVGALTHSVKSLDLSLKAKLI, encoded by the coding sequence ATGGAGAAGGAAATCAAGGACTATTTGGCCCAGTTTGTAAAACAGGCTGTCGCGGAGGATTTGGGCGATGGAGATCATACCTCCTTGTCGACAATTGAAGCCGGCGCGCAAGGTGAAGCCAAGTTGATTGTGAAGGATGATGGTGTACTGGCAGGTGTCGAAGTAGCGCAGGCAATTATCGCCTATGTGGACGATAGTTTGGTCTGTGAGGTCTTTATCCAAGATGGAAGCCGGGTTAAAATGGGGGATATTGCTTTTTATGTCAGGGGAAATATCCAAAGTATTTTATTGGCCGAACGCTTGGTGCTGAATGTGATGCAGCGTATGAGTGGTATAGCGACAACAACGCGGCAGTATGTGGATCTGTTGGCCGGTACAGACACAAAAATTTTAGATACGCGAAAAACGACGCCCCTGTTACGGGTGCTGGAGAAAGAAGCCGTGCGCATTGGTGGCGGCACCAATCATCGTTTTGGTCTTTTTGATATGATTTTAATTAAGGATAATCATGTAGACTACAGTGGCGGGATTGTACCTGCGCTAGCGCGTGCAAATGCCTATAGAAAGAGCCTAAATAAACCAATAGAAATAGAAATTGAAGTCCGAAATTTTGTGGAACTTGATGAAGTTCTTAACTTTGGCGAAGTGGATCGAATCATGTTAGATAATTTTTCACCGCAAGATGTTGCCAAAGCTGTTCAGATTATCGACCGTCGGTTCAAGACAGAGGCCTCTGGGGGAATAACTTTTGACACGATTAGGTCATATGCGGAGGCCGGGGTAGATTATATCTCAGTAGGTGCTTTGACACACAGTGTGAAGAGCCTTGATCTTAGTCTGAAGGCCAAATTAATATAA
- a CDS encoding DUF4783 domain-containing protein — translation MKLLSHCGFILITNLFLHNAAFGHFSMPVKPRMEANLPGDDDALQRISEELKSFLKEGSAKNIARYFASNITLSISGENGIYTKYQSEIMLGTFFNQHKPKTVKLTQSSKANNGYQYFTYSLATEQANYRVFVKIGAGSNNHSIEELRIDKN, via the coding sequence ATGAAACTTTTAAGCCATTGCGGATTTATACTTATTACGAATCTTTTTTTACACAATGCTGCGTTTGGTCATTTTTCGATGCCTGTAAAACCACGGATGGAAGCGAACTTGCCCGGGGATGATGATGCTTTGCAACGAATTTCGGAGGAGCTAAAATCATTTTTAAAAGAAGGTAGTGCTAAAAACATAGCCAGGTATTTTGCCTCAAACATCACCTTGTCGATTTCAGGTGAAAATGGTATTTATACAAAATACCAATCAGAAATCATGTTGGGGACATTTTTTAATCAGCATAAACCCAAGACTGTAAAACTGACCCAGTCGAGCAAAGCCAACAATGGCTATCAATATTTTACCTATTCCTTAGCCACCGAACAGGCCAACTATCGGGTCTTTGTAAAGATAGGAGCAGGGAGTAATAACCATTCCATCGAAGAGTTGAGGATCGACAAAAATTGA
- the gpmI gene encoding 2,3-bisphosphoglycerate-independent phosphoglycerate mutase, which translates to MNKKKVALMILDGLGYGKHDKSNAVEAANTPFLDHLLEAYPNSTLEASGEAVGLPAGQMGNSEVGHMNLGAGRIVYQELGRIHKAVNDGVFNSNPVIQDAFKYALANNKKVHFIGLLSDGGVHAHTKHLKGLCDAAKHAGLSSEQVFVHAFLDGRDTDPNSGIGYVRDLQAYLTTTTGTFASAIGRYYAMDRDNRWERVKLAYDLLVKAEGEKSNDLVAAIQKSYDEGITDEFVKPIALVDSNGAPVATIQEGDVVFCYNFRTDRGREITIALTQKAFPEYDLKPLDLYYVTMTSYDETFQNVRVVFQKDNLTNTLGEVLEANHKTQTRIAETEKYPHVTFFFSGGREQEFKGENRLLVPSPKVATYDLQPEMSAQGITAAIVNDMETLQPDFICLNFANPDMVGHTGVFDAVIKAVETVDQCTKTVVETGLKNGYSFIILADHGNSEFMVNEDGSPNTAHTTNLVPCILIDDQYKKIANGKLGDIAPTVLQILGVNIPAEMTGNVLVSE; encoded by the coding sequence ATGAATAAGAAAAAAGTTGCACTCATGATCCTAGACGGACTAGGATATGGAAAACATGATAAATCAAATGCAGTTGAAGCTGCAAACACCCCATTTTTAGACCATTTATTAGAAGCATATCCAAACTCAACTTTAGAAGCTTCGGGCGAAGCTGTTGGCTTGCCTGCCGGCCAAATGGGTAACTCTGAGGTAGGGCACATGAATCTTGGTGCCGGAAGAATTGTCTACCAAGAATTGGGACGTATTCACAAAGCGGTCAATGACGGCGTATTCAATTCGAACCCAGTGATTCAAGACGCATTTAAATATGCTTTAGCAAATAACAAAAAGGTACATTTTATCGGTTTGCTTTCCGATGGTGGCGTACACGCGCACACGAAGCACTTAAAGGGTTTATGTGATGCCGCAAAACATGCTGGACTGAGCAGTGAACAAGTATTTGTACATGCTTTCTTGGATGGCCGTGATACGGATCCAAACTCGGGTATTGGTTACGTGAGAGATTTACAGGCGTATTTGACAACAACAACAGGTACCTTCGCATCGGCAATCGGTCGGTACTATGCGATGGATCGCGACAACAGATGGGAACGGGTAAAATTAGCATACGATCTTTTAGTGAAAGCGGAAGGTGAAAAATCCAATGACCTGGTCGCCGCTATCCAAAAATCATACGATGAAGGTATAACGGATGAGTTTGTGAAACCAATTGCCTTGGTAGACAGCAATGGAGCGCCTGTGGCTACAATACAAGAAGGCGATGTGGTATTCTGCTATAATTTCAGAACGGATCGTGGCCGCGAGATTACTATCGCGCTAACCCAAAAAGCATTCCCAGAATATGATCTGAAACCGTTAGATCTATATTATGTGACCATGACGTCTTACGATGAAACGTTCCAAAATGTGCGGGTTGTTTTTCAAAAAGATAACTTGACCAACACGTTGGGTGAAGTATTGGAGGCTAACCATAAAACACAAACACGTATCGCCGAAACAGAAAAATATCCACACGTCACATTTTTCTTCTCGGGAGGCCGTGAACAAGAATTTAAAGGTGAAAACCGCTTGTTGGTTCCATCACCAAAAGTGGCGACTTACGATCTTCAACCCGAGATGTCCGCACAAGGAATTACAGCGGCTATCGTTAACGATATGGAAACACTTCAGCCTGATTTTATCTGTCTGAACTTTGCAAATCCAGATATGGTAGGTCATACAGGAGTTTTTGATGCTGTCATTAAAGCCGTAGAAACTGTGGATCAATGTACCAAAACGGTCGTAGAAACTGGTCTTAAAAATGGTTACTCCTTTATAATTCTGGCCGATCATGGCAATTCGGAGTTTATGGTCAATGAGGACGGATCGCCAAACACCGCACACACAACAAATTTGGTTCCATGTATCTTGATTGACGATCAGTACAAAAAAATAGCCAACGGTAAATTAGGTGATATTGCCCCAACCGTCTTACAAATTTTGGGCGTCAATATCCCCGCTGAAATGACAGGAAATGTATTGGTATCAGAATAA
- a CDS encoding TonB-dependent receptor: MKLKIIGCIFMLVSYCSILPALASTISGKVTDAKTNLPIAGATISLQQLRSSTASDQQGRYSFKSLPASGRYLVEVRFLGYQSVVKAVDLTSENLSLDFSLTESIIETNEVVVTGTLVTSQSRRNSTSVAVISKDELQGNGTNLIDALARQVPGLSQITTGQGISKPIIRGLGYNRVVTVSDGVKQMGQQWGDEHGIEIDQNQPDRVEILRGAASLMYGSDAIGGVINVLEPNVPTEGHIKGELLTSYATNNGLTNSSVMLTGNENGFVWRGRGSYQNAYSYNTPAGRYGNSGFNNSNLSGMLGLNKQWGYSHLNFSYLKNNIGFYDAEPGDPLYTNAKSRTLDFPKQDIRHYKLALNNSFVVGSGNLKLDLGYQKNQRRELEEATPSLFFDLNTYSLDAKYSLSERNGWQHVFGISASQEHSVNKGTEFLIPAYDQLELGAFGYAKKSWGENTFNVGLRYDYVNNKGKQLFVEDEEQFPGFKNSVSNVSGALGYTHIFNEDLNFKANAGSAFRAPNPAELGSNGVHEGTSRYEVGNENLKPERSYQADATLEFGHSIVTGSIGIYENYIHNFIYASATKGDTKTVVGEDGDSHTYDVYRYGQVNANLYGVEGSLNFHLLNWIHLDNTFSYTHAQNTTFDRPLALIPAGVVHNTLRLEPKVSGLNAFYLSVGLDNYFKQNRIDETFETPANGYTLLNAGIGTTLHFGQQQLEIFAAASNLTNKRYYDALSRLRPGRLSQEDPNFGVYNMGRNITFGVYLPLNIK; this comes from the coding sequence ATGAAACTTAAAATTATAGGCTGCATTTTTATGCTTGTCTCCTATTGCTCCATACTTCCGGCGCTTGCCTCAACAATTAGCGGTAAAGTAACGGATGCCAAAACCAACCTACCAATTGCTGGTGCTACCATATCACTGCAGCAGCTTCGTTCGAGCACGGCATCAGACCAACAAGGTCGTTATAGCTTTAAATCTCTTCCTGCAAGTGGACGCTACTTGGTTGAGGTCCGTTTTTTGGGTTATCAATCCGTTGTCAAGGCCGTAGATTTAACTTCGGAAAATCTTTCCCTTGATTTTTCCTTGACAGAAAGTATTATTGAAACGAATGAAGTAGTCGTTACAGGTACACTGGTCACTTCTCAGAGCCGTCGCAACAGCACCTCAGTAGCTGTTATTTCCAAAGATGAGTTGCAGGGAAATGGAACAAATCTTATTGATGCACTCGCCCGGCAAGTTCCCGGACTAAGTCAGATCACAACGGGACAAGGAATTTCAAAGCCTATTATAAGGGGTCTGGGGTATAATCGTGTCGTCACGGTAAGCGATGGGGTAAAACAGATGGGACAGCAATGGGGCGACGAACATGGCATTGAAATAGACCAAAATCAACCCGACCGTGTCGAGATTTTACGTGGTGCAGCTTCATTGATGTACGGATCTGATGCCATCGGTGGTGTGATCAATGTACTGGAACCTAATGTTCCTACTGAGGGGCATATTAAAGGTGAATTACTGACAAGCTATGCGACCAACAATGGACTGACCAATAGTTCGGTTATGTTAACTGGTAATGAAAATGGCTTCGTATGGCGTGGCCGTGGATCGTATCAGAATGCGTATTCTTATAATACCCCTGCAGGAAGATACGGCAATAGCGGCTTTAACAACAGCAATTTAAGCGGTATGCTCGGGCTAAACAAGCAATGGGGCTATTCGCACCTTAATTTTTCTTACCTAAAAAATAACATCGGCTTTTACGATGCCGAACCGGGTGACCCGCTGTACACAAACGCTAAAAGCCGTACATTGGATTTTCCCAAACAGGACATCCGTCACTATAAATTGGCCCTCAACAACAGCTTCGTTGTCGGATCGGGAAATTTAAAACTTGACTTAGGCTACCAAAAGAATCAACGTCGAGAATTAGAAGAAGCGACCCCATCCCTGTTCTTTGACCTCAACACCTATTCCCTCGATGCCAAGTATTCTTTAAGTGAAAGAAACGGCTGGCAACATGTATTTGGTATTAGTGCCAGTCAGGAACACAGTGTAAATAAAGGGACCGAGTTCTTAATCCCAGCCTATGACCAGCTGGAATTGGGAGCTTTTGGTTATGCGAAGAAAAGCTGGGGCGAAAACACGTTTAATGTCGGTTTACGCTATGACTATGTCAACAACAAAGGCAAACAGCTGTTTGTTGAAGATGAAGAGCAATTTCCTGGTTTTAAAAATAGCGTCAGTAATGTCAGTGGTGCCCTTGGTTATACGCATATTTTCAATGAGGATCTCAATTTTAAAGCAAATGCGGGCTCAGCATTTAGAGCACCCAACCCCGCAGAGCTTGGCTCCAATGGTGTTCATGAGGGTACTTCGCGGTATGAAGTCGGTAATGAGAACCTAAAACCCGAAAGAAGTTATCAAGCAGATGCGACACTGGAGTTTGGCCATAGTATCGTTACCGGAAGTATCGGAATCTACGAAAATTATATTCACAACTTTATATATGCCTCGGCAACAAAAGGGGATACAAAAACTGTGGTTGGCGAAGATGGCGATTCTCATACCTATGACGTATACCGTTATGGACAGGTCAATGCCAATCTATATGGTGTTGAAGGAAGCTTGAATTTTCATTTGTTGAACTGGATTCACCTAGACAACACGTTTAGTTATACGCATGCACAGAATACAACCTTTGACAGACCATTGGCATTGATTCCAGCTGGCGTTGTGCACAATACGCTGCGCCTTGAACCTAAAGTAAGCGGATTAAATGCCTTCTACTTATCTGTGGGGCTAGACAATTATTTTAAACAGAATCGCATTGACGAAACCTTCGAAACGCCAGCAAACGGATACACATTGTTGAATGCTGGAATCGGCACGACATTGCACTTCGGGCAGCAGCAACTGGAAATATTTGCAGCGGCATCCAATCTGACCAACAAGCGTTATTACGATGCCTTAAGCCGATTGCGCCCGGGTAGGCTATCGCAAGAAGATCCTAATTTTGGCGTCTACAATATGGGCAGAAACATCACATTCGGTGTCTATCTACCGCTTAACATCAAATAA